From one Triticum urartu cultivar G1812 chromosome 3, Tu2.1, whole genome shotgun sequence genomic stretch:
- the LOC125545182 gene encoding thiol protease SEN102-like, which yields MARAIVLAATMAAAALFMLLAAAPAPASAMDFGEHDLASEDSLWALYERWREQHTVARDLTEKARRFNVFRENVRLIHEFNRGDAPYKLRLNRFGDMTADEFRRAYASSRVSHHRMFSRKEGGGGFMHESARDVPPSVDWRQKGAVTAVKDQGQCGSCWAFSTIAAVEGVNAIRTKNLTSLSEQQLVDCDTKSNAGCNGGLMDYAFQYIAKHGGVAAEDAYPYKARQASSCNKKPSAVVTIDGYEDVPANDEAALKKAVAAQPVAVAIEASGSHFQFYSEGVFAGKCGMELDHGVTAVGYGATVDGTKYWIVKNSWGPEWGEKGYIRMKRDVKDKEGLCGIAMEASYPVKTSANPKHAGAHDEL from the coding sequence ATGGCGAGAGCGATCGTGCTTGCGGCCACCATGGCCGCGGCCGCGCTGTTCATGCTGCTGGCCGCCGCGCCAGCGCCGGCGAGCGCCATGGATTTCGGCGAGCACGACCTGGCGTCGGAGGACTCCCTGTGGGCGCTGTACGAGCGCTGGCGGGAGCAGCACACGGTGGCGCGCGACCTCACCGAGAAGGCCCGCCGCTTCAACGTCTTCAGGGAGAACGTCCGCCTCATCCACGAGTTCAACCGCGGCGACGCCCCCTACAAGCTCCGCCTCAACCGCTTCGGCGACATGACGGCCGACGAGTTCCGCCGCGCCTACGCCTCCTCCCGCGTCTCCCACCACCGCATGTTCAGCCGTAAGGAGGGTGGCGGCGGCTTCATGCACGAGAGCGCTCGGGACGTGCCGCCTTCGGTGGACTGGCGGCAGAAGGGCGCGGTGACCGCCGTCAAGGACCAGGGACAGTGCGGCAGCTGCTGGGCTTTCTCGACGATCGCGGCCGTGGAGGGCGTCAACGCGATCCGCACCAAGAACCTCACGTCTCTGTCCGAGCAGCAGCTCGTGGACTGCGACACCAAGTCCAACGCCGGCTGCAACGGCGGCCTCATGGACTACGCCTTCCAGTACATCGCCAAGCACGGCGGGGTGGCCGCCGAGGACGCGTACCCCTACAAGGCCCGGCAGGCCTCCTCCTGCAACAAGAAGCCGTCTGCCGTGGTCACCATCGACGGGTACGAGGACGTTCCGGCCAACGACGAAGCGGCGCTGAAGAAGGCGGTGGCCGCGCAGCCGGTGGCTGTGGCCATCGAGGCTAGCGGGTCGCACTTCCAGTTCTACTCGGAGGGGGTGTTCGCGGGCAAGTGCGGGATGGAGCTGGACCATGGCGTGACGGCGGTGGGGTACGGCGCCACCGTGGACGGCACCAAGTACTGGATCGTGAAGAACTCGTGGGGGCCGGAGTGGGGCGAGAAGGGGTACATCCGCATGAAGCGCGATGTGAAAGACAAGGAGGGGCTCTGCGGCATCGCCATGGAGGCGTCCTACCCCGTCAAGACCTCAGCCAACCCGAAGCATGCCGGTGCCCATGACGAGCTCTGA
- the LOC125545183 gene encoding phenylacetaldehyde reductase — protein MALAGGDARGELVCVTGGSGFVGSWLVRLLLDRGYTVHATVQNLQDEGETKHLQALDGADTRLRLFQMDLLDPASVRPAVEGVHGVFHLASPVILQPAQDPENELLLPAVNGALNVLRAARDSGVKRVVMVSSQTAMCPTTADWPAGKVIDDDCWADVEILKKLELWYNVSKTLAEKAAWDFAGEEGLQLVVLNPGLVLGPTLTPAPTGSLRLLMLLLGGQKLDMEPFFVGCVDVRDVAQSLVVLYENPSAQGRHLCMESAVRLVDFHDELANLYPEFPVHRIQEDKQGWVVRSKAPSKKLIDLGVRFTPFDKTVRDTVDCLRSKGEI, from the exons ATGGCGTTGGCCGGCGGAGATGCTCGCGGCGAGCTCGTCTGCGTCACCGGCGGCAGCGGCTTCGTCGGCTCCTGGctcgtccgcctcctcctcgaCCGCGGCTACACCGTCCACGCCACCGTCCAGAACCTCC AGGACGAGGGCGAGACCAAGCACCTGCAGGCTCTGGATGGCGCAGACACGCGGCTCCGGCTGTTCCAGATGGACCTCCTCGACCCCGCCTCCGTCCGGCCGGCGGTCGAGGGCGTCCACGGCGTCTTCCACCTGGCCTCCCCCGTGATACTGCAGCCCGCACAAGACCCCGAG AACGAGCTGCTGCTGCCGGCGGTCAATGGCGCGCTCAACGTCCTCCGCGCCGCCAGAGACAGCGGCGTCAAGCGTGTCGTGATGGTGTCTTCGCAGACGGCCATGTGTCCGACGACTGCCGACTGGCCTGCCGGCAAGGTCATAGACGACGACTGCTGGGCCGACGTTGAGATCCTCAAGAAACTCGAG CTTTGGTACAACGTCTCCAAAACGCTGGCGGAGAAGGCGGCGTGGGACTTCGCCGGAGAGGAAGGACTGCAGCTGGTTGTGCTGAATCCAGGGCTGGTGCTGGGCCCGACGTTGACCCCGGCACCTACTGGCAGTCTCCGTCTGCTGATGCTGCTTCTGGGAG GCCAGAAGCTCGACATGGAACCCTTCTTCGTCGGCTGCGTGGACGTCAGAGATGTGGCACAATCTCTGGTGGTGCTCTATGAGAACCCGTCGGCGCAGGGGCGCCACCTGTGCATGGAGTCCGCCGTACGCCTCGTCGATTTCCACGATGAACTTGCTAACCTTTACCCTGAATTCCCGGTTCACAG GATCCAGGAGGACAAACAGGGCTGGGTGGTGAGGTCGAAGGCTCCGTCCAAGAAATTGATCGATTTGGGCGTTCGTTTCACCCCATTCGACAAAACTGTCAGGGACACGGTGGATTGCCTAAGGAGCAAAGGAGAAATCTAG